One genomic region from bacterium encodes:
- a CDS encoding AMP-dependent synthetase gives MSYLRKIDERYLREILTIHYDKETGAKYWLEHQKNKGIDVLKEVKTLEDFRNKLSFPNRKEMALYENDLRVKPLEDFIPLSQRKKQKWIWASETGGTTGIAKRGNWGSEYWQQILNFSNEFLDIHEVPYKKNWLFIGPTGPHTTGRLLISFAETRGGMIYCIDMDPRIVRKYIHEGNDEAVTHYIKHIWEQVLPIIKYQNIGVLFCTASLLELLPQYIDIALFDKIEAVCHAGLAMSRDTHKYIREVIFQGRPVVGIYGTSVSGISFQKPYEKEDEYKVIYIPSQPYIVLDVIDENGKIVNYGKQGDVRCFRFTTDSLIPGFVERDKAIRIKPFGKVADIYNWDWLCDIQSPEALSGQKIEGVY, from the coding sequence ATGAGTTATTTAAGAAAAATCGATGAAAGGTATTTAAGAGAGATTTTAACTATTCATTATGACAAAGAAACTGGAGCAAAATATTGGCTCGAACACCAAAAGAATAAGGGTATTGATGTACTTAAAGAAGTTAAGACATTAGAGGACTTCAGAAACAAGTTATCCTTCCCCAATAGGAAAGAAATGGCTTTATATGAAAATGACCTCAGAGTTAAACCATTAGAAGATTTTATACCTCTTTCACAAAGAAAAAAACAGAAATGGATATGGGCATCCGAAACAGGCGGTACTACCGGTATTGCCAAGCGTGGCAACTGGGGAAGTGAATATTGGCAACAGATTCTGAATTTTTCAAATGAGTTTTTAGATATTCATGAGGTTCCTTATAAAAAGAATTGGCTTTTCATTGGACCAACTGGACCACATACTACAGGTAGGTTATTGATATCCTTTGCCGAAACCCGTGGCGGTATGATTTATTGTATTGATATGGATCCGAGAATTGTCAGAAAGTATATTCATGAAGGTAATGATGAGGCAGTTACACATTATATAAAGCATATATGGGAGCAGGTGCTGCCGATTATTAAATATCAGAACATAGGGGTGCTTTTCTGTACTGCCAGTTTATTGGAATTATTACCGCAATATATTGATATAGCATTGTTCGATAAAATAGAAGCTGTTTGTCACGCAGGATTAGCCATGTCTAGAGACACACATAAATACATCCGGGAAGTTATTTTCCAGGGACGTCCTGTAGTGGGTATATATGGAACGTCTGTTTCCGGCATATCATTTCAGAAACCATATGAAAAAGAAGATGAATATAAAGTAATCTACATCCCTTCTCAGCCGTATATTGTACTAGATGTTATTGATGAAAATGGCAAGATTGTTAATTATGGTAAACAGGGGGATGTTAGGTGTTTTCGTTTTACAACCGATTCATTAATACCAGGCTTTGTTGAAAGAGATAAAGCAATACGGATTAAACCATTTGGTAAAGTGGCAGATATTTATAACTGGGACTGGTTATGTGATATTCAAAGCCCCGAGGCGCTTTCAGGACAGAAAATAGAGGGAGTTTATTAA